The proteins below come from a single Tribolium castaneum strain GA2 chromosome 9, icTriCast1.1, whole genome shotgun sequence genomic window:
- the LOC103312722 gene encoding uncharacterized protein LOC103312722: protein MQNRLLIRSLLLFLITTCFALALQSSAPNKNNVPNQEIARDKRLIFKKKSSPGFFRTLFSVVYEQWADTKNTISNVSRLINDNFAPENAPLKVSTTTVSSDPNATTTEAPFKITRSEFNRILRRNLRGLVRLFNIELQDALKVSEKNWAEYQKNASLEISKFL, encoded by the exons ATGCAGAATAGATTATTAATTAGAAGTCTgctgttgtttttaataacaacCTGTTTTGCCCTGGCGCTCCAGTCGTCAGCCCCCAACAAAAACAAT GTCCCGAACCAAGAAATTGCGCGCGATAAACGCCTCATTTTTAAGAAGAAAAGCAGTCCGGGATTTTTTCGAACCCTATTTTCGGTAGTATATGAG caatGGGCAGACACGAAAAATACAATAAGTAACGTAAGCAGACTAATTAATGATAATTTCGCCCCGGAAAATGCTCCG TTGAAAGTTTCGACCACTACGGTGAGTAGTGATCCGAATGCTACGACAACGGAAGCTCCCTTTAAGATAACCCGGAGTGAGTTTAACCGGATCCTCCGGAGGAATTTGCGGGGTTTGGTCCGCCTGTTCAATATCGAATTACAAGACGCTTTGAAG gtttccgaaaaaaattgGGCCGAGTATCAGAAAAATGCGTCGTtagaaatttcgaaatttttgtaa
- the LOC664268 gene encoding uncharacterized protein LOC664268 isoform X2 — protein MIQETGIIKMRQHVWTLAVLACLVAFCSIAESRSLVKREANGGHDVYAHGHGYADKKKVEAAFGIKNAILGFVFNKPKPSTGFVWDQTTTTTPKAPTTTEDIVIFEKDQKVSLDVPGELFASSYTLVTNLSNTVGEFMINSALRAQRLLESMRPFLRKVFGAKGIVIEATTDKPIFSDPNAS, from the exons CAAAATGAGGCAACACGTTTGGACGCTAGCAGTACTGGCCTGTCTTGTCGCTTTCTGTAGCATCGCCGAAAGTAGATCACTAGTTAAAAGAGAGGCGAACGGAGGCCACGATGTATATGCACATGGACAT GGATACGCAGATAAGAAGAAAGTGGAGGCTGCCTTCGGGATTAAGAACGCTATTTTAGGTTTCGTCTTTAAC AAACCGAAACCGTCCACCGGCTTTGTCTGGGACCAAACCACAACCACCACCCCTAAAGCTCCCACCACCACCGAAGATatcgtaatttttgaaaaagaccAAAAGGTCTCTCTTGACGTCCCCGGCGAACTTTTCGCTTCCTCCTACACCCTGGTCACAAACCTCTCGAATACAGTAGGAGAGTTCATGATA AATTCGGCTTTGAGGGCGCAACGTTTGCTGGAGTCGATGAGACCATTTTTGCGGAAAGTTTTCGGTGCCAAAGGTATTGTAATTGAAGCGACGACTGATAAACCCATCTTCTCCGACCCTAATGCTAGTTAA
- the LOC664268 gene encoding uncharacterized protein LOC664268 isoform X4: protein MRQHVWTLAVLACLVAFCSIAESRSLVKREANGGHDVYAHGHGYADKKKVEAAFGIKNAILGFVFNKPKPSTGFVWDQTTTTTPKAPTTTEDIVIFEKDQKVSLDVPGELFASSYTLVTNLSNTVGEFMINSALRAQRLLESMRPFLRKVFGAKGIVIEATTDKPIFSDPNAS from the exons ATGAGGCAACACGTTTGGACGCTAGCAGTACTGGCCTGTCTTGTCGCTTTCTGTAGCATCGCCGAAAGTAGATCACTAGTTAAAAGAGAGGCGAACGGAGGCCACGATGTATATGCACATGGACAT GGATACGCAGATAAGAAGAAAGTGGAGGCTGCCTTCGGGATTAAGAACGCTATTTTAGGTTTCGTCTTTAAC AAACCGAAACCGTCCACCGGCTTTGTCTGGGACCAAACCACAACCACCACCCCTAAAGCTCCCACCACCACCGAAGATatcgtaatttttgaaaaagaccAAAAGGTCTCTCTTGACGTCCCCGGCGAACTTTTCGCTTCCTCCTACACCCTGGTCACAAACCTCTCGAATACAGTAGGAGAGTTCATGATA AATTCGGCTTTGAGGGCGCAACGTTTGCTGGAGTCGATGAGACCATTTTTGCGGAAAGTTTTCGGTGCCAAAGGTATTGTAATTGAAGCGACGACTGATAAACCCATCTTCTCCGACCCTAATGCTAGTTAA
- the LOC664268 gene encoding uncharacterized protein LOC664268 isoform X1 — protein MIQETGIIKMRQHVWTLAVLACLVAFCSIAESRSLVKREANGGHDVYAHGHGYADKKKVEAAFGIKNAILGFVFNKINSFIDQKTAWIDHLDHTNIAKNKAQGIEPPKDPVVSLSGIVSGFIGDKLQQAGPLITAVTNKLTSSSSSGHHSGFNFGALVGGGGVGAPVAHPGAHAGATLSAGYGAV, from the exons CAAAATGAGGCAACACGTTTGGACGCTAGCAGTACTGGCCTGTCTTGTCGCTTTCTGTAGCATCGCCGAAAGTAGATCACTAGTTAAAAGAGAGGCGAACGGAGGCCACGATGTATATGCACATGGACAT GGATACGCAGATAAGAAGAAAGTGGAGGCTGCCTTCGGGATTAAGAACGCTATTTTAGGTTTCGTCTTTAAC AAAATCAATTCATTCATCGACCAGAAGACCGCCTGGATCGACCATTTGGATCATACCAACATAGCCAAAAATAAGGCTCAAGGTATAGAACCGCCCAAAGATCCGGTGGTTTCCCTGTCCGGAATAGTGTCGGGCTTTATCGGCGATAAGCTGCAACAGGCGGGTCCACTAATTACTGCCGTGACCAACAAGCTCACCAGCAGCTCGTCTAGCGGCCACCACAGCGGGTTCAATTTCGGGGCCCTTGTCGGCGGCGGCGGTGTAGGTGCCCCCGTGGCACACCCCGGTGCCCACGCTGGCGCCACCCTCTCGGCGGGATATGGGGCTGTTTAA
- the LOC664268 gene encoding uncharacterized protein LOC664268 isoform X3, whose translation MRQHVWTLAVLACLVAFCSIAESRSLVKREANGGHDVYAHGHGYADKKKVEAAFGIKNAILGFVFNKINSFIDQKTAWIDHLDHTNIAKNKAQGIEPPKDPVVSLSGIVSGFIGDKLQQAGPLITAVTNKLTSSSSSGHHSGFNFGALVGGGGVGAPVAHPGAHAGATLSAGYGAV comes from the exons ATGAGGCAACACGTTTGGACGCTAGCAGTACTGGCCTGTCTTGTCGCTTTCTGTAGCATCGCCGAAAGTAGATCACTAGTTAAAAGAGAGGCGAACGGAGGCCACGATGTATATGCACATGGACAT GGATACGCAGATAAGAAGAAAGTGGAGGCTGCCTTCGGGATTAAGAACGCTATTTTAGGTTTCGTCTTTAAC AAAATCAATTCATTCATCGACCAGAAGACCGCCTGGATCGACCATTTGGATCATACCAACATAGCCAAAAATAAGGCTCAAGGTATAGAACCGCCCAAAGATCCGGTGGTTTCCCTGTCCGGAATAGTGTCGGGCTTTATCGGCGATAAGCTGCAACAGGCGGGTCCACTAATTACTGCCGTGACCAACAAGCTCACCAGCAGCTCGTCTAGCGGCCACCACAGCGGGTTCAATTTCGGGGCCCTTGTCGGCGGCGGCGGTGTAGGTGCCCCCGTGGCACACCCCGGTGCCCACGCTGGCGCCACCCTCTCGGCGGGATATGGGGCTGTTTAA